Proteins encoded together in one Chryseobacterium taklimakanense window:
- a CDS encoding Lrp/AsnC ligand binding domain-containing protein yields MKSASNVDYQLDAIDKEIIYMLMDNAKTSLAHISKNVGISTTAVHQRIKKLEQAGVIENSISFLNPRKIGYKVVSYIGVFLDQPSHYQEAVKALKDVNEVVEAHYTTGNYTIFLKVLCRDNDHLMQILNKLQKLKGVTRTETFISLEQSINRQLKV; encoded by the coding sequence ATGAAAAGTGCAAGCAACGTAGACTATCAGTTGGATGCGATTGATAAAGAAATCATCTATATGCTGATGGATAATGCGAAGACCTCTTTGGCGCACATCTCAAAAAATGTGGGGATCTCGACAACCGCAGTTCACCAGAGGATAAAAAAACTGGAGCAGGCGGGGGTTATAGAAAACTCCATTTCCTTCCTGAATCCCAGAAAAATAGGCTATAAAGTGGTTTCGTACATCGGTGTTTTCCTCGATCAGCCGAGCCATTACCAGGAAGCCGTAAAAGCGTTGAAGGACGTAAATGAGGTGGTAGAAGCGCATTATACCACAGGAAATTATACGATTTTCCTGAAGGTGCTCTGCCGTGATAACGACCACCTGATGCAGATCCTCAACAAACTCCAGAAGCTGAAAGGGGTAACGAGAACCGAAACTTTCATATCTTTGGAGCAGAGTATCAACCGACAGCTGAAGGTGTAA
- a CDS encoding endonuclease/exonuclease/phosphatase family protein, translating into MLGEITSENSETVSFYNVENLLLPVTGKERIRGGLKNWNLSRYSNKLHKIAHVFDIIKENKGNLPFIIGLGEIEGAKPLNELLALPPFNGDYGVVHYESMDERGVDVAMLYDKRRVEVLVSEPISFFFEIADNDPENYDTTRDVLFCKVKFKSKIINVFVLHLPSKRDMDVNKPKRSYILKEIKERIDILLKSEESVIVMGDFNENPDDENLAALVSSDFGRKLFNPFLELFRNKNYSTYHQRFGLLFDQIIMSDDFITGKSGLQFRSAEVFNDLKISNWDRKFRGRPFRTYAGTRYLGGYSDHFPVLVQFK; encoded by the coding sequence ATGCTTGGGGAAATTACATCAGAAAACAGCGAAACCGTTTCTTTTTATAATGTTGAAAACCTGCTTTTGCCGGTTACCGGAAAAGAGCGAATTAGGGGTGGACTAAAAAACTGGAATCTTAGCCGATACAGCAACAAACTTCATAAAATAGCCCACGTTTTTGATATTATAAAGGAGAACAAAGGCAACCTGCCGTTCATCATCGGGCTCGGTGAAATAGAGGGTGCTAAGCCGTTGAATGAACTGCTCGCTTTACCGCCATTCAACGGGGACTACGGTGTAGTGCATTATGAAAGCATGGACGAAAGAGGCGTTGATGTCGCAATGCTGTATGATAAAAGAAGAGTGGAAGTACTGGTTTCTGAACCGATCAGTTTTTTCTTTGAAATTGCTGATAATGATCCAGAGAACTATGATACAACGCGCGACGTACTGTTTTGCAAGGTGAAGTTTAAAAGCAAAATTATCAATGTCTTTGTGCTGCATTTGCCCTCAAAGAGGGATATGGATGTCAATAAACCGAAGCGCAGCTATATTTTAAAAGAAATTAAGGAAAGGATAGATATATTGCTGAAAAGTGAAGAATCTGTAATCGTGATGGGAGATTTCAATGAAAACCCTGATGATGAAAACCTTGCGGCTTTAGTTAGCAGTGATTTTGGCAGAAAACTTTTTAATCCTTTCCTGGAATTATTCAGAAATAAAAACTATTCGACGTATCACCAACGGTTTGGGCTGCTTTTCGACCAGATCATTATGTCGGATGATTTTATAACTGGAAAATCTGGCCTTCAGTTTCGGTCTGCAGAAGTTTTCAACGATCTGAAAATTTCGAACTGGGACCGGAAGTTCAGGGGCCGGCCTTTCCGAACGTACGCAGGAACGCGGTATCTCGGCGGATACAGTGATCATTTTCCTGTTTTGGTTCAATTTAAATAA
- the deoC gene encoding deoxyribose-phosphate aldolase, producing MMKINTYLDSTYLKTPAQSGLTEEQTLKTVMALADEADAQNIFAVMIRPDYVKEVKNHLQQLKSGVKVGTVIGFHEGNYSPDEKLSEAEQAINDGADELDFVINYEAYKKGDYQVVEKEVFECTKLCLDHGKTAKWIIEIAALTDMQIADLTKRISTWVEEKFPGQEDKVFVKSSTGFYKTENGKPNGATPEGIKIMKANSGKLPVKAAGGVRSHDEAVQMINLGVTRIGTSSASALLKGDEASSGY from the coding sequence ATTATGAAAATCAACACTTATTTAGATTCCACTTATCTGAAGACTCCTGCGCAATCCGGCCTTACAGAAGAACAGACTTTAAAAACAGTAATGGCGCTGGCTGATGAAGCCGATGCTCAAAATATTTTTGCGGTAATGATTCGTCCGGATTATGTAAAAGAGGTTAAAAATCATCTGCAACAATTAAAATCCGGAGTTAAAGTGGGAACAGTAATTGGTTTTCACGAAGGAAATTATTCTCCTGATGAAAAACTTTCAGAGGCAGAACAGGCCATTAATGACGGAGCGGATGAACTTGATTTTGTGATCAATTACGAAGCTTACAAAAAAGGCGATTACCAGGTTGTTGAAAAAGAAGTTTTTGAATGCACAAAGTTGTGTCTCGATCATGGAAAAACTGCAAAATGGATCATCGAGATCGCAGCTTTGACGGATATGCAAATCGCAGACCTTACGAAACGTATTTCAACCTGGGTCGAGGAAAAATTTCCCGGACAGGAAGATAAAGTTTTCGTGAAATCATCCACAGGATTTTATAAAACTGAAAACGGGAAACCTAACGGGGCCACGCCAGAAGGCATTAAAATCATGAAAGCCAACTCCGGAAAACTCCCTGTGAAAGCAGCCGGCGGAGTACGAAGCCACGATGAAGCGGTACAGATGATCAATCTGGGGGTGACCAGAATCGGGACTTCTTCGGCGTCGGCACTTTTGAAAGGCGACGAGGCCAGTTCCGGTTATTAG
- a CDS encoding DMT family transporter codes for MKNSALFRLHFIVFLWGFTAILGKLIHANAQNLVFYRMLFAAVFLFVFIRIFKKQSIRVSKKLFWQLAAIGAFMALHWLCFFHSIKVSNVSIALSCLSLSTLFAAILEPVIFKRKIDVSEIAMGIVILFCMYLIFQTEFRYKEGIFYGVLTALFGTVFSVFNGRLYGKTSSGNIIFYEIFCGWAILSVFYILTGQVGQLNEISYRDLALVTLLAAVFTAYPMFESINLMKHITPFTLILTVNLEPIYGIILAYFIFGDSEHMSPVFYVASLVMILSIVANGIIKARKKARQIETQL; via the coding sequence ATGAAAAACTCTGCACTCTTCCGCCTTCATTTTATCGTTTTTCTTTGGGGATTCACAGCAATCTTGGGAAAACTTATCCATGCGAATGCACAAAATTTGGTTTTTTACCGTATGCTGTTTGCGGCAGTTTTTCTTTTTGTTTTCATCAGAATTTTCAAAAAACAAAGCATTAGAGTTTCGAAAAAACTGTTTTGGCAGCTGGCGGCAATCGGCGCTTTTATGGCATTGCACTGGCTTTGTTTCTTTCATTCCATCAAAGTTTCAAATGTTTCTATTGCACTAAGTTGCCTGTCCCTATCCACGTTATTTGCGGCGATTCTGGAACCTGTAATCTTTAAACGGAAAATCGATGTTTCCGAAATCGCGATGGGAATCGTCATTCTGTTTTGTATGTATTTGATCTTCCAGACAGAATTCAGGTATAAGGAAGGAATTTTCTATGGCGTGCTCACCGCGCTTTTCGGAACTGTCTTTTCTGTTTTTAACGGCAGACTTTACGGCAAAACTTCTTCAGGAAATATCATTTTTTACGAGATCTTCTGTGGTTGGGCAATTCTCAGTGTTTTCTATATTTTAACTGGACAGGTTGGGCAGCTTAATGAAATAAGTTACAGGGATTTAGCGTTAGTTACATTGTTGGCGGCTGTTTTCACGGCATATCCGATGTTTGAATCGATTAACCTTATGAAGCATATCACCCCGTTTACGCTGATTTTAACGGTAAACCTGGAACCGATTTACGGGATTATCCTGGCGTATTTTATTTTTGGCGATTCAGAGCATATGAGCCCGGTATTTTATGTGGCATCGCTGGTGATGATCCTCTCTATTGTCGCCAACGGAATTATAAAAGCCAGGAAGAAAGCCAGACAAATTGAAACACAGTTATGA